One window of the Felis catus isolate Fca126 chromosome E3, F.catus_Fca126_mat1.0, whole genome shotgun sequence genome contains the following:
- the LOC123382631 gene encoding uncharacterized protein LOC123382631, whose amino-acid sequence MLFSWALPGRVRRDPIIFGPGLESLREEFDECGLAFWQVFLRPRTFRLAVPRGCLCSPVGSLGSESWEPRPRGRRVCTHSVCRHRQIRRPRNHTPESARKRVLVSTFWAGRWLHVALGPPCLGARGQRHSRGGQRTPCPSVHLSIRERVVTSTHKGGRGCGRRQWCSPAVCLPWALPASCVTTLLPSGCDGDIPVCTCSPASTVVACLVSCGHCSVRPREGNAAGLSVDGGLLTSAGPPRPIPTPSWEHHLILSPSHCCPSSRLGLCERATCLGQCGVREGCWELLEGFPAEERSCRRKQWVLCLLIAWGDTWQLPEPRQLLCHHEGLRSLEQDAGVNLGP is encoded by the coding sequence ATGCTTTTCTCCTGGGCCCTCCCAGGCCGCGTTCGGCGAGACCCGATTATTTTCGGGCCGGGCCTAGAGTCACTGAGAGAGGAATTTGACGAGTGCGGTCTAGCCTTCTGGCAAGTGTTTCTCCGGCCCAGAACATTCCGGCTGGCGGTCCCTCGGGGGTGTCTGTGCAGCCCCGTCGGCAGCCTGGGCAGCGAGTCGTGGGAACCGCGGCCCCGCGGGCGCAGGGTCTGCACCCACAGCGTCTGCCGGCACCGCCAGATCAGGAGACCCCGAAACCACACGCCCGAGAGCGCAAGGAAGCGTGTTCTCGTGAGCACGTTCTGGGCCGGGAGGTGGCTCCACGTGGCCCTGGGGCCCCCTTGCCTTGGCGCCCGCGGTCAACGTCACAGCCGCGGGGGGCAGCGCACGccctgtccatctgtccatctgtccatccgggAGAGGGTGGTCACGTCTACCCACAAAGGAGGCAGGGGCTGCGGCCGGCGACAGTGGTGCTCCCCTGCCGTGTGTTTGCCGTGGGCTCTCCCTGCTTCATGCGTGACGACCTTGCTTCCGTCTGGCTGTGACGGTGACATACCTGTGTGCACGTGCTCCCCAGCGTCCACGGTCGTGGCCTGCCTCGTCTCATGTGGCCATTGCTCTGTGCGCCCCCGGGAAGGAAATGCTGCTGGTCTCTCGGTGGATGGTGGTCTCCTGACCAGTGCTGGCCCACCCAGACCCATCCCTACTCCTTCCTGGGAACACCACCTGATCCTCAGCCCCTCCCACTGCTGCCCGTCCTCTCGGCTGGGCCTCTGTGAGCGTGCGACCTGTTTGGGCCAATGTGGCGTGAGGGAAGGTTGCTGGGAGCTTCTGGAAGGTTTTCCTGCTGAGGAGAGAAGCTGCAGGAGGAAGCAGTGGGTTCTGTGCCTGCTGATAGCATGGGGAGACACTTGGCAACTCCCGGAACCGCGGCAGCTCCTGTGCCACCATGAGGGCCTGAGGTCACTAGAGCAGGACGCAGGGGTGAACCTCGGGCCCTGA